Proteins encoded within one genomic window of Setaria italica strain Yugu1 chromosome IV, Setaria_italica_v2.0, whole genome shotgun sequence:
- the LOC106804311 gene encoding arogenate dehydrogenase 2, chloroplastic: MLSSSTSPLRLHQPTHPLRRHPPAPAAAAGGATHLAPSRRWRGHPRAAPLRSRPQRIRALDAAQPFDYESRAAGLLEERQRLKIAIVGFGNFGQFLARTFARQGHTLLAHSRTDHSALAATLGASFFTDPHDLCECHPDVVLLATSILSAEAVLRSLPVHRLRRNTLFVDVLSVKEFPKNLLLSSLPPDFDVICTHPMFGPESARDGWDGLPFVFDKVRVGDCPARRARAEAFLNIFEREGCRMVEMSCAEHDAHAAETQFLTHSVGRMLAMLELRSTPINTKGYETLLRLVDNTCSDSFDLYNGLFMYNKNSTELLNRLEWAMDSVKKKLFDGLHDVLRKQLFEGTAPAPNTTNVRK; the protein is encoded by the coding sequence ATGCTGTCGTCTTCCAcctcccccctccgcctccaccaaccGACccatcccctccgccgccacccgccggcgccggccgcggccgccggcggcgccacccaCCTCGCCCCCTCCCGCCGGTGGCGCGGGCACCCccgggcggcgcccctccgGTCGCGCCCCCAGCGCATCCGGGCGCTGGACGCCGCCCAGCCGTTCGACTACGAGTCCCGCGCGGCGGGGCTGctggaggagcggcagcggctcAAGATCGCCATCGTCGGGTTCGGCAACTTCGGGCAGTTCCTGGCGCGCACCTTCGCGCGGCAGGGCCACACGCTGCTCGCCCACTCCCGGACCGATCACTCGGCGCTCGCCGCCACGCTGGGCGCCTCCTTCTTCACCGACCCGCACGACCTCTGCGAGTGCCACCCGGACGTGGTGCTCCTCGCCACCTCCATCCTCTCCGCCGAGGCCGTCCTCCGCTCGCTCCCcgtccaccgcctccgccgcaacACCCTCTTCGTCGACGTGCTCTCCGTCAAGGAGTTCCCCAAGAACCTCCTCCTCAGCTCCCTCCCCCCCGACTTCGACGTCATCTGCACCCACCCCATGTTCGGCCCGGAGTCCGCGCGCGACGGCTGGGACGGCCTCCCCTTCGTCTTCGACAAGGTCCGCGTCGGCGActgccccgcccgccgcgcccgcgccgaggCCTTCCTCAACATCTTCGAGCGCGAGGGATGCCGGATGGTCGAAATGTCCTGCGCCGAGCACGACGCGCACGCCGCCGAGACCCAGTTCCTCACCCACTCCGTCGGCCGGATGCTCGCCATGCTCGAGCTCCGCTCCACGCCCATCAACACCAAGGGCTACGAGACGCTGCTCCGGCTCGTCGACAACACCTGCAGCGACAGCTTCGACCTCTACAATGGCCTCTTCATGTACAACAAGAACTCCACCGAGCTGCTCAACCGCCTCGAATGGGCCATGGACTCCGTCAAGAAGAAGCTCTTCGACGGCCTGCACGACGTGCTCCGGAAGCAGCTCTTCGAGGGCACGGCGCCGGCCCCAAACACCACCAACGTCCGCAAGTAA